A genomic region of Nitrosomonas ureae contains the following coding sequences:
- the prmC gene encoding peptide chain release factor N(5)-glutamine methyltransferase yields MPLVTISQALAAAYLEIDAIDAILLLRHVLSVNHAFLLTHPDQALTVQQFEKFSSLVQQRIEGLPVAYLIGKRAFFDLTFKVTEAVLIPRPETELLVEWALELIPSQKFCKVLDLGTGSGAIGISIAKHRPQSQVIAVDLSPAAIDVCQSNVEILEVANLNVIRGNWFDELSGEKFDLIVSNPPYVAEDDPHLQQGDLRFEPEMALSAGEYGMACITHIINAAPGYLGKEGWLLLEHGYNQAETCRQLLRNKDFSNICSYPDLAGIMRVSGGQLSSSI; encoded by the coding sequence ATGCCACTTGTAACGATCTCACAAGCACTGGCTGCGGCGTACTTGGAAATTGACGCTATTGATGCAATTCTGTTGCTACGGCATGTGTTATCCGTGAATCATGCTTTTCTGCTGACTCACCCTGATCAAGCATTAACTGTACAGCAATTCGAGAAATTTTCCAGCTTGGTTCAGCAGCGCATCGAGGGCTTGCCAGTGGCGTATCTAATTGGAAAACGTGCATTCTTCGATTTAACGTTTAAAGTTACGGAAGCGGTGTTAATTCCTCGTCCTGAAACTGAATTACTGGTTGAGTGGGCGCTCGAGCTGATACCGTCTCAAAAATTTTGTAAAGTGCTGGATTTGGGTACAGGCAGTGGCGCGATCGGGATTAGCATTGCCAAGCATCGTCCTCAATCTCAAGTCATTGCAGTTGATTTATCGCCTGCTGCTATCGATGTTTGTCAAAGCAATGTAGAGATTCTGGAAGTGGCTAATCTAAATGTCATAAGGGGAAATTGGTTTGATGAACTTTCAGGGGAGAAATTTGATCTGATTGTATCAAATCCACCTTATGTGGCTGAGGATGATCCTCACTTGCAGCAAGGCGATCTGCGATTTGAACCGGAAATGGCTTTGTCTGCAGGAGAATACGGTATGGCCTGCATTACTCATATTATTAATGCAGCACCGGGTTATCTGGGTAAGGAAGGATGGCTATTACTGGAACACGGTTATAATCAAGCTGAGACTTGCAGGCAATTGTTACGTAATAAGGATTTTAGTAATATTTGTTCTTATCCAGATTTGGCTGGCATAATGCGGGTAAGTGGCGGTCAACTGAGTTCGTCAATCTAA
- the grxD gene encoding Grx4 family monothiol glutaredoxin → MNVEDLIEQQITKHPVVLYMKGTLDQPQCGFSANAVNILKACGVDDIFSVDVLADPEVRQGIKDFSNWPTIPQLYVNGEFIGGSDIVTEMYQSGELQKLFEN, encoded by the coding sequence ATGAACGTTGAAGATTTAATCGAACAGCAAATCACTAAACATCCGGTGGTACTTTATATGAAAGGTACTTTGGATCAACCACAATGTGGTTTTTCAGCAAATGCTGTGAATATTCTTAAAGCTTGTGGTGTTGATGATATTTTCTCGGTTGACGTTCTGGCAGATCCGGAGGTCAGACAGGGTATCAAGGATTTCTCCAACTGGCCCACCATACCCCAGCTATACGTGAATGGTGAATTTATCGGCGGCTCGGATATCGTGACAGAGATGTATCAGTCTGGAGAGTTGCAGAAACTGTTCGAGAACTAA
- a CDS encoding YqaA family protein, translating into MDEQSSLLALFTSSFLAATLLPGGSEAVLVGVLLAYPDLHWQALILATIGNTLGGMSSYLIGRLLPDEKTLHKKLGSNTRSLEWVRQHGTPILLLSWAPLIGDVLCVAAGWLRTNWLWALLFIAAGKFARYWIIATAIN; encoded by the coding sequence ATGGATGAACAATCGAGTCTGCTGGCCTTATTCACCAGCAGTTTCCTGGCTGCCACCCTTCTTCCAGGCGGATCTGAAGCTGTTCTTGTAGGTGTCTTGCTGGCGTACCCTGATCTCCACTGGCAAGCGCTTATTTTGGCAACTATCGGCAATACATTGGGCGGGATGAGTTCGTATCTTATTGGCCGGTTACTACCGGATGAAAAAACATTGCATAAAAAATTAGGTAGCAATACGCGAAGTCTGGAATGGGTGCGACAGCACGGCACCCCTATTCTGCTTTTATCCTGGGCGCCTCTGATCGGTGATGTGTTATGCGTGGCTGCCGGATGGTTACGAACCAATTGGTTATGGGCGCTATTATTTATTGCAGCGGGTAAGTTTGCCCGTTATTGGATTATTGCAACAGCAATCAATTAG
- a CDS encoding calcium-binding protein, whose product MAVETVPRPNLGSGAIKFIDGIGFDGIGSAGFDDNDLLIIGDELDNILEGGAGHDEIDGGAGNDTITGGAGNDILNGGDGDDIIDGQEGTERLFGGNGNDILLAGGSVPVSLVAPGAGDFDRLNGGAGNDTFGFYGLGNFEIADFTIGEDRLFFDSEVLGITQVSELLPHITNFVDNGDDGFTAEFLGGAAYIELVGVNLNSITADMIVFTL is encoded by the coding sequence ATGGCAGTAGAAACAGTACCTCGCCCGAACTTAGGATCAGGAGCTATTAAATTCATTGATGGCATCGGATTCGACGGTATCGGATCTGCCGGATTCGACGACAACGATTTACTCATTATCGGTGATGAACTGGATAATATTCTGGAAGGCGGAGCCGGTCACGATGAAATCGATGGCGGTGCAGGAAACGATACCATCACCGGCGGAGCCGGCAATGACATTTTGAACGGCGGCGACGGCGACGACATTATAGATGGACAGGAAGGTACCGAAAGATTATTTGGCGGCAATGGTAACGACATCTTGCTTGCAGGCGGTAGCGTACCTGTTAGCCTCGTTGCCCCTGGAGCGGGGGATTTTGACCGGCTCAATGGCGGAGCGGGTAACGATACGTTCGGTTTTTATGGGCTTGGAAACTTTGAGATTGCTGATTTCACCATCGGTGAAGATCGCTTGTTTTTTGATTCTGAAGTACTTGGAATCACTCAAGTTTCAGAATTACTTCCGCATATCACCAATTTTGTGGATAACGGAGATGATGGGTTTACTGCTGAATTCCTCGGCGGTGCAGCCTACATTGAGCTGGTGGGTGTAAACCTGAACTCAATCACAGCAGACATGATTGTCTTTACACTTTGA
- a CDS encoding adenylyltransferase/cytidyltransferase family protein — protein sequence MIRKLNERLLQGRDLIAAGKFNEADEIVGRLKSENPLSQDVARLWCSLAMRTGRTAEVPAYAAVIYEHVQGDFHKAHWAHVLGTASFILLDLSASQAHFTIALNHLMALAKSGKIPPQKEETKPLRSGTNAFASGEAEKLLWVTCAKLAQLNIPAFPFAGTLLGLVRNGCLLDFDKDIDIAVQMQSWDACCAALEQAGWEKVPMRIQYANYRDYVHPELGVTLDVCGLQEKGKQIVGGFALPGYPDDYQRVSVFPKIDLIQRNTEHGTAWFPRQPEKILRAFYGDWRTPNPNWDTVVSALNLENFTLLVRCYAYHRLIQHWLLGNLAKAWCYAHQIVLKDPDDVLALRGRQWMEHAMVRLNREIPAWPKNQVQKRIYTRMVADLFHEGHINFLRAARALGTHLTVCVVSDERVMENKGKLPVMKQAERAAVVAACKYVDAVMTETPPGVTPEYMLRNGFDIYTFACVSEQERQEKYKLCHMLPDAMIQELPYTPGISTSDLVMRIQEGAGRKHTGAKN from the coding sequence ATGATCCGGAAATTGAACGAGCGGTTGCTGCAGGGGAGAGATCTGATCGCAGCAGGTAAATTCAATGAGGCGGATGAGATAGTCGGTAGGCTTAAAAGTGAAAATCCGCTGTCTCAGGACGTTGCCCGCTTATGGTGTTCTTTGGCGATGCGTACCGGACGCACGGCTGAAGTACCGGCTTATGCGGCAGTCATTTATGAGCATGTGCAGGGTGATTTTCATAAAGCGCATTGGGCGCATGTGCTGGGTACCGCGAGTTTTATTTTGCTGGATCTGTCAGCGTCGCAAGCACATTTTACAATCGCTTTGAATCATTTAATGGCACTGGCTAAATCCGGTAAGATCCCGCCACAAAAGGAAGAAACCAAACCATTACGAAGCGGGACGAATGCTTTTGCCTCGGGTGAAGCGGAAAAATTGTTGTGGGTCACCTGCGCGAAATTAGCGCAATTGAATATTCCCGCATTTCCCTTTGCGGGTACTCTGCTGGGTTTAGTGCGTAACGGCTGTTTATTGGATTTTGATAAAGACATCGATATCGCGGTGCAAATGCAATCCTGGGATGCCTGCTGCGCTGCGTTGGAGCAAGCAGGGTGGGAGAAGGTGCCGATGCGCATCCAATATGCCAATTATCGTGATTATGTGCATCCGGAATTGGGAGTTACGTTAGATGTCTGCGGTTTGCAAGAGAAAGGGAAGCAAATTGTGGGCGGTTTTGCCTTGCCTGGCTATCCGGATGATTATCAACGCGTATCGGTTTTTCCAAAAATTGACTTGATTCAGAGAAATACTGAGCATGGGACTGCTTGGTTTCCACGTCAGCCGGAAAAGATTCTGCGGGCATTTTATGGGGATTGGCGCACGCCCAACCCCAACTGGGATACAGTCGTGTCCGCGCTCAATCTGGAGAATTTTACTTTGCTGGTACGCTGCTACGCATATCACCGGCTGATACAACATTGGTTACTGGGAAACCTGGCCAAAGCATGGTGTTATGCGCATCAAATTGTATTGAAAGACCCCGATGATGTCCTTGCATTGCGGGGTCGTCAATGGATGGAACACGCGATGGTGCGTTTGAACCGTGAAATACCGGCATGGCCGAAGAATCAAGTACAGAAACGCATCTATACGCGCATGGTAGCTGATTTATTTCACGAGGGACATATCAACTTTTTACGGGCGGCACGTGCGTTGGGCACGCATTTGACAGTCTGTGTGGTGTCTGACGAGCGTGTGATGGAAAACAAAGGAAAATTACCGGTTATGAAGCAGGCGGAACGGGCTGCGGTTGTGGCTGCCTGCAAATATGTCGATGCCGTGATGACGGAAACCCCGCCGGGAGTTACGCCGGAATATATGCTGCGGAACGGTTTCGATATTTATACTTTCGCTTGCGTTTCCGAACAGGAGCGTCAGGAGAAATATAAACTATGTCACATGTTGCCGGATGCGATGATTCAGGAATTACCCTATACCCCCGGTATTTCAACTTCCGATCTAGTCATGCGTATTCAGGAAGGTGCGGGGAGAAAACATACCGGTGCGAAGAATTGA
- a CDS encoding alkaline phosphatase PhoX, which produces MRKFDIKDVKRRRFLQYGFMGLGAFFGNILLPSPARAAASSLLSLGNLGPPDANGICLPPGFTSRVVAYSGQKLFGYTWHDAPDGGAVFRIADGGWIYVSNSEIDHGGGGVGALRFNPLGEVIDAYSILNQTDRNCSGGKTPWWTWLSCEEVDRGMVWECDPSGKRAAQPRSALGLFRHEAIAVDFARKQIYLTEDEPDGRLYRYTADMVDAKGNPDLDHGVLEVAEVIDKSTGTVYWHAVPDPLATLVPTRKQVSASTSFNGGEGIWYRWGIVYFSTKGDNRVWAYDVLKQSVRIIYDASLYLEPILTGVDSITGNAAGELLIAEDGGNMELVALAEGKARPILRIVDQDSSEITGPAFSPDGSRLYFSSIRGKTGLLEDGLTYEITGPF; this is translated from the coding sequence ATGCGCAAATTTGATATTAAAGACGTTAAGCGCCGCAGATTTTTGCAATACGGTTTTATGGGGTTGGGTGCGTTTTTTGGCAACATTCTGTTACCATCACCCGCCCGAGCTGCAGCTTCTTCATTGTTATCCCTGGGAAACTTGGGACCTCCAGATGCTAATGGGATATGTTTGCCTCCGGGTTTTACTTCGCGTGTTGTGGCTTACTCAGGGCAAAAGCTTTTTGGTTATACCTGGCATGACGCGCCGGATGGCGGTGCTGTTTTTCGTATAGCCGATGGGGGTTGGATTTATGTATCCAACAGCGAGATTGATCATGGCGGCGGCGGTGTGGGTGCTTTACGTTTCAATCCGCTGGGAGAGGTGATTGATGCGTATTCCATATTAAATCAGACGGATCGTAATTGTTCCGGTGGTAAGACACCGTGGTGGACATGGTTATCATGCGAAGAAGTCGATAGAGGAATGGTATGGGAGTGCGATCCGTCAGGAAAAAGGGCCGCGCAACCCAGAAGCGCTTTAGGTTTATTTCGGCATGAAGCGATTGCCGTGGATTTCGCACGAAAACAAATTTATCTGACTGAAGATGAGCCGGATGGCCGTCTTTATCGTTATACCGCTGATATGGTCGATGCGAAAGGAAATCCTGATCTTGATCATGGTGTGCTGGAAGTTGCGGAAGTAATAGATAAAAGCACTGGAACAGTGTACTGGCATGCTGTACCCGATCCATTGGCGACCTTGGTGCCTACGCGTAAACAAGTTTCTGCCAGCACCTCATTTAATGGAGGAGAGGGTATTTGGTATCGATGGGGAATCGTCTATTTCTCAACCAAAGGAGATAATCGTGTTTGGGCGTATGATGTTCTAAAACAATCCGTAAGGATTATTTACGACGCTTCATTGTATCTAGAGCCCATACTTACCGGAGTGGACAGTATTACGGGCAATGCTGCGGGAGAGTTATTGATTGCTGAAGATGGCGGAAATATGGAGCTTGTCGCATTGGCAGAAGGTAAAGCTAGACCTATATTGCGAATCGTCGATCAGGATAGCTCGGAGATAACCGGACCTGCTTTTAGTCCGGATGGATCACGCTTATATTTTAGCTCCATACGCGGCAAGACCGGATTACTTGAAGATGGCTTGACCTATGAAATTACAGGACCGTTCTAA
- a CDS encoding DUF1624 domain-containing protein — protein MTTSFDNNIQRIAAIDWLRGIVMILMALDHASWYFNTHRIFADSFLLYEPGVQFASDQFFTRWITHICAPTFIFLAGASIAISNFQQRQQGINDAVIERELLLRGAFITLIDLCLFSLVSGKPIFQVLYAIGISMMLMAPLQRLGIRMVLLLSVSIIAGSELLLMLLWQPGSETPFWLAITFAPVFGESYTVLYPALPWLGIMLLGWAFGQWFIATQFDLRTIARLLMTIGWFMLTLFVIIRGLDGYGNMFMYLEGNTLIQWLHVSKYPPSLTYTLLELGLMAIILALLMRLESMKRTVNPNGPLLVFGQTALFFYLTHFCVLTVLKLLFERGSLEQTYAITLAALIILYPVCRVYRSLKYRYRQSLLRFL, from the coding sequence ATGACTACCTCATTCGATAACAACATACAACGCATCGCTGCCATTGATTGGTTGCGCGGAATTGTCATGATACTGATGGCACTGGATCACGCTTCATGGTATTTCAACACCCATCGGATTTTTGCGGATTCCTTCCTGCTATATGAGCCTGGCGTGCAATTTGCTTCCGATCAGTTTTTCACCCGCTGGATCACTCACATCTGCGCGCCCACTTTTATTTTTCTAGCTGGCGCATCCATTGCCATCAGTAATTTCCAGCAACGGCAGCAAGGTATCAATGATGCGGTCATTGAACGCGAATTACTGCTTCGGGGCGCTTTTATTACCTTGATTGATTTATGCTTGTTTTCTCTGGTTTCTGGCAAACCTATATTCCAGGTCCTTTATGCCATCGGCATCAGCATGATGTTGATGGCTCCTCTACAGCGACTTGGAATCCGCATGGTCTTGTTACTGTCAGTGTCGATCATTGCCGGAAGTGAATTATTACTTATGCTACTGTGGCAGCCCGGCAGCGAGACTCCCTTCTGGTTGGCCATCACTTTTGCGCCGGTATTCGGGGAATCTTACACCGTGCTGTACCCTGCATTGCCATGGCTGGGTATCATGCTCCTGGGTTGGGCGTTCGGCCAATGGTTCATCGCAACCCAATTCGATTTACGGACAATTGCACGCCTGCTGATGACCATCGGTTGGTTTATGTTGACTTTGTTTGTAATAATTCGCGGCCTGGATGGTTATGGCAACATGTTCATGTACCTGGAAGGAAATACGCTAATACAGTGGCTACATGTCAGCAAATATCCGCCGAGTCTCACCTATACCTTACTGGAACTGGGTTTGATGGCGATTATTTTAGCACTGCTAATGCGTCTGGAATCTATGAAACGGACCGTCAATCCCAACGGACCTTTGCTAGTCTTCGGGCAAACCGCCCTATTCTTTTATCTAACCCACTTCTGCGTGCTGACAGTACTAAAACTCCTATTTGAACGCGGCAGCCTGGAACAAACCTACGCAATCACGCTAGCGGCACTGATCATTCTATATCCGGTCTGCCGTGTTTACCGCTCACTGAAATACCGTTACCGGCAAAGCTTATTGCGTTTTCTGTAA
- the proB gene encoding glutamate 5-kinase — translation MLKQARRIVIKVGSSLVTNQGKGLDHSALAGWAAQIATLKQMNKDIVLVSSGAIAEGMQRLNWEIRPTALYELQAAAAVGQMGLAQAYASNFSQYHLQTAQVLLTHEDLSNRKRYLNARSTLTTLLKLNIIPIINENDTVATDEIRFGDNDTLAALVTNLVEADVLVILTDQAGLYTSDPRKNPDAKLLQEVNAGDSALEKMAGGVGSSISRGGMQTKVIAAKRAARSGANTIVASGHENNVLVRLSQDEAIGTRFLARMPVLAARKQWLADYLPVRGYVTLDQGAVKALCVDRKSLLPIGVTSVEGEFERGETVACLDKEGREIARGLINYSAVETQKILQQTSSKIEVLLGYVDEPELIHRNNLVLL, via the coding sequence ATGTTAAAGCAAGCACGCCGTATCGTTATCAAAGTAGGCAGCAGTCTGGTAACCAATCAGGGTAAGGGGCTAGACCATTCCGCCTTGGCCGGCTGGGCAGCACAAATTGCCACATTAAAACAGATGAATAAAGATATCGTGCTGGTTTCTTCAGGCGCAATCGCTGAAGGTATGCAACGACTCAACTGGGAAATCCGTCCTACCGCACTGTACGAATTGCAAGCTGCGGCCGCTGTAGGGCAAATGGGACTGGCGCAAGCTTATGCCTCAAATTTTTCACAATATCATTTGCAAACTGCCCAAGTACTTCTAACTCATGAAGACTTATCCAACCGGAAACGCTATCTTAATGCCCGTTCCACTCTGACCACCTTGTTAAAACTCAATATCATTCCCATCATTAACGAGAATGATACGGTAGCGACGGATGAAATCCGTTTTGGCGACAATGACACACTGGCAGCACTGGTGACCAATCTGGTTGAAGCGGATGTACTGGTAATACTGACGGATCAGGCTGGTTTATATACAAGCGACCCCCGCAAAAATCCGGATGCAAAACTATTACAGGAAGTCAATGCTGGTGATTCTGCATTGGAAAAAATGGCTGGTGGCGTAGGTAGCAGTATCAGCCGCGGCGGCATGCAAACCAAAGTAATCGCCGCCAAACGCGCTGCCCGTAGCGGCGCGAATACTATCGTAGCGTCCGGTCACGAAAATAACGTGCTGGTGCGGCTGAGTCAGGACGAGGCTATCGGCACACGCTTCCTAGCCAGAATGCCTGTTTTGGCGGCACGCAAGCAATGGCTGGCTGATTACTTGCCGGTGCGCGGTTATGTCACATTGGATCAGGGAGCTGTAAAAGCGCTTTGCGTCGATAGAAAAAGTCTGTTGCCCATTGGAGTCACTAGCGTGGAGGGTGAGTTTGAGCGCGGAGAAACGGTAGCCTGTCTCGACAAGGAAGGCAGAGAGATAGCCCGCGGTTTGATAAATTACAGTGCGGTAGAAACACAGAAAATCCTGCAGCAAACCAGCAGTAAAATAGAAGTCCTATTGGGCTATGTCGATGAACCGGAGCTCATCCATAGAAATAATCTTGTACTGCTTTAG
- the cgtA gene encoding Obg family GTPase CgtA produces MKFFDEAIIQVYAGKGGDGVASFRREKYIPKGGPDGGDGGRGGSIFAVADRNINTLIDYRFARIHRAKKGENGQGSDRYGKSAEDIVLRVPVGTIIKDINTGETLADLTHDQQKILLAKGGSGGIGNLHFKSSTNRAPRQFTQGEPGQELELKLELKVLADVGLLGMPNAGKSTLIRAVSAARPKVADYPFTTLQPNLGVVRVDHNRSFVMADIPGLIEGAAEGVGLGHRFLKHLTRTRLLLHVIDMTPLNAETNLVHEARALAKELEKFDASLSQKPRWLVLNKTDMMPEQERDELCRQFVDKLEWKENYFIISALTGEGCKHLIYAIMEYLEQHLPPQEGNSIVENEIPNQC; encoded by the coding sequence ATGAAGTTTTTTGATGAAGCGATCATTCAAGTTTATGCAGGTAAAGGCGGCGATGGGGTCGCCAGTTTCCGGCGGGAGAAATATATTCCCAAAGGTGGACCCGATGGAGGCGATGGCGGACGCGGCGGCAGTATATTTGCTGTGGCGGATCGCAATATTAATACCTTGATCGATTATCGCTTCGCCCGTATACATCGGGCCAAGAAGGGCGAGAATGGACAAGGTTCAGACCGTTATGGCAAAAGTGCCGAAGATATTGTGCTGCGCGTGCCGGTAGGCACAATAATCAAAGATATCAATACCGGTGAAACCCTCGCGGATCTGACTCACGATCAGCAAAAAATTCTTTTGGCCAAAGGCGGATCTGGCGGAATTGGCAATCTGCACTTTAAATCCAGCACCAACCGTGCGCCACGTCAATTCACTCAGGGAGAACCAGGACAGGAATTGGAACTGAAGCTGGAACTCAAGGTTCTTGCTGATGTAGGGTTACTCGGCATGCCGAATGCCGGAAAATCTACGCTCATTCGTGCCGTCTCTGCCGCTCGCCCGAAGGTTGCAGATTACCCATTTACAACCTTACAGCCGAATCTCGGTGTGGTTAGAGTTGATCATAATCGCAGCTTTGTCATGGCGGATATTCCTGGATTGATCGAGGGCGCTGCCGAAGGCGTTGGATTAGGGCATCGCTTTTTGAAGCATCTGACTCGCACCCGTTTATTATTACATGTGATCGACATGACACCGCTCAATGCGGAAACCAATCTCGTTCATGAGGCCCGGGCACTTGCCAAGGAACTGGAAAAGTTTGATGCATCTTTATCTCAGAAACCACGCTGGCTGGTTTTAAATAAAACTGACATGATGCCGGAACAAGAGCGCGACGAGCTATGTCGTCAATTTGTCGACAAATTGGAATGGAAAGAAAATTACTTTATTATTTCCGCATTGACAGGTGAAGGATGTAAACATCTAATCTATGCCATTATGGAATATCTGGAGCAGCATTTGCCACCACAAGAGGGCAATTCTATTGTGGAAAATGAGATCCCGAATCAATGTTAA
- the rpmA gene encoding 50S ribosomal protein L27 gives MAHKKAGGSSRNGRDSHSKRLGVKRYGGELISAGSIIIRQRGTQVHPGENVGIGKDHTLFAKVAGKVNFSIKGAFKRKVASVIPA, from the coding sequence ATGGCACATAAGAAAGCAGGCGGAAGCTCAAGAAATGGACGCGATTCACACTCAAAACGGCTTGGAGTCAAGCGCTATGGTGGTGAATTAATTTCAGCGGGATCGATCATCATCAGACAACGTGGTACGCAGGTTCATCCGGGAGAAAATGTAGGCATTGGCAAGGATCATACTTTATTTGCCAAAGTAGCGGGAAAAGTAAACTTCAGTATCAAAGGTGCTTTCAAACGTAAAGTAGCAAGCGTAATTCCCGCATAA
- the rplU gene encoding 50S ribosomal protein L21: protein MYAVIKTGGKQYRIQVGEKLKIEQLKVENGSELIIDQVLMVADGDKVSVGAPLVNGAKVSATVLGQGRHDKIRIFKMRRRKHYQKHQGHRQNYTEIEITGISA from the coding sequence ATGTATGCGGTCATAAAAACCGGCGGTAAGCAATATAGAATCCAAGTGGGCGAGAAATTGAAAATAGAGCAGCTGAAAGTGGAAAACGGCAGCGAGCTTATTATCGATCAAGTATTAATGGTGGCTGATGGTGATAAAGTATCAGTAGGAGCACCCCTTGTAAATGGCGCCAAAGTAAGCGCAACAGTGCTCGGTCAAGGACGGCACGACAAGATTCGCATCTTCAAGATGCGACGTCGCAAACATTATCAAAAACATCAAGGTCACCGTCAAAATTACACTGAAATAGAAATTACGGGTATTTCAGCTTAA
- the ispB gene encoding octaprenyl diphosphate synthase produces the protein MSIEYIRSFIAQDMSIVDNVIREKLHSHVLLIRQVSEYIINSGGKRLRPALVILSAGAFGYSGKFHYNLAAVIEFIHTATLLHDDVVDESELRRNRETANALFGNAASVLVGDFLYSRAFQMMVEVDNMRVMQVLADATNTIAEGEVLQLLNCRDPQVSEENYLQVIRFKTAKLFEAASRLGAILGNATSEEENAMAVYGMHLGTAFQLVDDMLDYSGNNHDIGKNLGDDLTEGKPTLPLIYAMRTGTQEQANIIRKAIEDGGKDGFQPVLNVIRQTAALEYAKKCAEAEVTTAVAAIAALPDSENKKCLLQLASFAVTRNH, from the coding sequence GTGTCAATAGAATATATTAGAAGTTTTATCGCTCAAGATATGAGCATTGTTGATAATGTCATTCGGGAAAAATTACATTCCCACGTCCTGCTGATTCGTCAAGTGAGTGAATATATCATCAATAGCGGCGGCAAACGCTTGCGTCCCGCGTTGGTAATATTGTCTGCGGGTGCTTTTGGTTACTCAGGAAAATTTCATTATAACTTGGCAGCTGTTATCGAATTTATTCATACCGCCACGCTACTGCACGATGATGTGGTGGATGAATCGGAATTACGACGAAACAGGGAAACCGCTAATGCGCTGTTTGGTAATGCAGCGAGTGTTTTAGTAGGTGATTTCCTCTATTCCCGGGCTTTTCAGATGATGGTGGAAGTCGATAATATGCGTGTGATGCAAGTGCTTGCCGATGCGACCAATACGATTGCCGAGGGTGAGGTTTTACAGCTGCTTAATTGCCGCGATCCACAGGTCTCTGAAGAAAACTATCTACAGGTTATACGGTTTAAAACGGCCAAATTATTCGAAGCGGCAAGCCGGCTCGGGGCAATACTCGGGAATGCTACATCCGAAGAAGAAAATGCAATGGCAGTGTATGGTATGCATTTAGGTACCGCGTTTCAGCTTGTAGATGACATGCTCGATTATTCCGGGAATAACCATGATATCGGTAAGAATCTGGGCGATGATCTGACTGAAGGAAAACCTACACTGCCTCTAATATATGCCATGCGCACAGGCACGCAGGAGCAAGCAAATATCATTCGCAAGGCGATCGAAGATGGTGGAAAAGATGGTTTCCAACCCGTTCTCAATGTGATTCGCCAAACTGCAGCTTTAGAATATGCAAAGAAATGCGCTGAAGCTGAGGTGACAACTGCAGTAGCTGCAATCGCTGCCTTGCCCGATTCAGAAAATAAAAAATGTCTTTTGCAACTGGCAAGCTTCGCAGTGACACGCAACCATTAA